One genomic window of Canis aureus isolate CA01 chromosome 15, VMU_Caureus_v.1.0, whole genome shotgun sequence includes the following:
- the LOC144284190 gene encoding uncharacterized protein LOC144284190 — protein MATGPFRAGGTGEGVGEGETLSQLPPPPPPPPQGVWKGSRRACRRVRAALLTTVRQGKAAAPESDPRSLTLRRVLGQKRYGLSKRSPPTPPPARSRQPPLRALTPLAATVAATCARTLLALSCFPRGLHQLASNCICSTRPARAGFHPNGSRARARGLLAPLSPRSRETLVIERPSSRICPRRQTSRCQLRGGSCGAAPGAGEPRPDWQTCQSVTPSRKQVEALPVGSTEVSSLRSSLQACFQRSLPGPLTLSGARPECRALSLSPRCRPDLQKEPWRWDVWITPLRRCAEANRHPSPAPHPELGEKFEE, from the exons ATGGCG ACCGGGCCCTTTCGGGCGGGGGGgacaggggaaggggtgggggaaggtgagACGCTGTCtcagctgccgccgccgccgccgccgccgcctcaaGGCGTGTGGAAAGGGAGCCGGAGGGCTTGCAGGAGAGTCCGGGCTGCGCTCCTCACGACGGTGCGTCAGGGGAAGGCAGCAGCCCCCGAAAGCGACCCTCGCTCCCTCACTCTCCGTCGGGTCTTGGGACAGAAGCGTTACGGGCTAAGCAAGCGCTCGCCTCCGACACCGCCACCCGCCAGAAGCCGTCAGCCCCCCCTTCGAGCTCTGACGCCGCTCGCCGCCACCGTCGCCGCGACGTGTGCGCGCACGCTCCTCGCGCTCAGTTGTTTCCCGCGGGGGCTCCACCAACTGGCGTCCAACTGTATCTGCTCCACCCGCCCCGCCCGGGCGGGGTTCCACCCTAACGGCTCTCGGGCGCGTGCACGCGGGCTTCTCGCGCCCCTTTCCCCCAGATCTCGCGAGACTCTGGTTATCGAACGACCCTCGAGCCGGATCTGCCCGAGGCGCCAAACCTCGCGCTGCCAGCTGCGAGGGGGCTCGTGCGGTGCGGCGCCGGGTGCTGGCGAGCCGCGGCCAGATTGGCAAACCTGCCAGAGCGTTACCCCGAGTCGGAAGCAAGTGGAGGCCTTGCCCGTCGGTTCGACCGAGGTTAGCAGTCTTCGTAGCTCCTTACAGGCGTGTTTCCAACGCTCACTCCCTGGCCCATTGACTCTTTCAGGGGCGCGCCCAGAATGTCGTGCGCTCAGTCTTTCCCCCCGCTGCCGCCCTGACCTACAAAAGGAGCCCTGGAGATGGGACGTCTGGATCACCCCCCTTCGTCGATGCGCCGAGGCCAATCgccacccctcccccgccccccaccccgaatTAGG aGAGAAGTTTGAAGAATAA